In the genome of Telluria mixta, the window AATGCGATGCGGGGCATATCGATGGGCGCCTGTTCCAGGTATTCGTGGATTCGCATGCTTGGGCGACATCTTGGGCGGCACCATGATCTACCGTCTTGCGTGCCTGCTTGCCGCCCTGATGCTCTCTGCCTGCGCCGACGTCAGCATGCGCCCGTACGCGCGGCCGTCCGTGCCGGCCAAGACGGCATGGGCGAACTCGGCCAGCCTGCCGCTGTCCAAGACGGAACTGATCGCCCCGGACTGGTGGCATGAGTTCCGCGATCCCTACCTCGACCAGCTCGTCAGCCGTGCGCTGGCCGGCAACTTCGACCTGGCCGTGCTTGCCGCGCGCATCGGCGTTGCCAACGCGCAGATCGGAGAAGCGCGGGCCGGCGCGCTGCCCACGCTCGACGCGGGCGCGGGTGCGAGCTTCCAGAAGGTCACGGGTCAACCGTTCACGAAGCAGTTCAACCTGGCCACCCAGACGAACTGGGACATCGATATCTGGGGCAAGGTCGAGAAGGGCGTGCAGGCGCAGAAGGCCGAGTTTTCCGCCACCGAGGCCGACTGGCGCGCGGGTTATCTGAAACTCGTGTCGGACGTGTCGACGACGTATTTCCAGATCCTGCAGTTCGACGAGCAGATCGCCCAGCAGCACCAGACGCTGGCCCGCAACCGCGACATCCTGACGACGTACCAGGCGATGGCGCAGAACGGCCTCATCCCGCACACGCGCGTGCTGCAGCAATCGGCCGAGGTCAACCGCCTGAGCACGGAGCTGATCGAATTGCAGCGCCTGCGCGCACTGGCCGCCAATGCGCTGGCGACCTTGATCGGGGTGCCGGCCGGCGACTTCCAGATGCCCGCCGGGCGCCTGCAGGAGCGGGTGCGGGTGCCCGAGGTGCCGGGCGGCCTGCCGTCGCAATTGCTGAAACGCCGGCCCGACGTCGTCGCGGCCGAATACCGCGTGCTGGAAGCGTACGACCTGACGGGGCAGGCCAAGCTGGCGCAACTGCCGTCGATCAGCCTGACGGGGCGCGGCGGCACGTCCAGCTTCGCGCTGTCGACACTGCTGAAATCGTTCACCTTCGGCCTGCTGCCCAGCATTAATTTCCCGATCCTCGACCCCGGCGTGAAGGCGCGCGTGCGCACGAGCGAGGCGCAGACGAAGGTGGCCGAGCAGGCGTATCGCCAGACCGTCATGGCCGCGTTCGAAGACGTGGAGAACGCGCTCGTCAACCTGGAGGCGCACAAGAAGCAGCGCACAGAATTGCAGCAGCAGGTCGACCAGTTGCGGCTCGTGGCCAGCACGACGGATGCGCAGCGCAAGGAGGGGGTGGCGTCGCAGCTGGAAGTGTTCGAGACCGAGCGTTCCCTGCTGGGTGCCCAGCTGGCGCTGCTCGCCAACCAGCAGCAGATCCTGTCCGACACCGTGACGCTGTACAAGGCATTGGGCGGCGGCTGGCCGCCGGTGGAGGTGGCCGATGCGGCGCAGCATTGAGAGACGCTTCGATGGCGCCTTATGAAGTCCTGGTGAGCAAGATGCAGGCATCGCCCGTGCAACACGTCGGCATCGTGCTCGAACCGCTGAACCATCCCGAGCTCGGGCCGGTCGCCATCGACGACGGCCTGTTCGCCATCGGCCGCACCGAGCAGCCGTTCGCCGCATATCCGCCCGAGATCGTGGCCGACCTGTCACGCCGCCATGCGCGCGTCTTCGTCGAGGGCGGCGACGCGTATATCGCCGACCTGGGCAGCAAGAACGGCACCACCGTCAACGGCGTGGCCCTCCGCCACGGCATCGTGCGGCTGCACGATGGCGACGAGGTCGGCCTCGCGCGCGTGCTCGCGTACCGCGTGCGGCTGCAGGCATCTGCACCCGCAGCGGCGCCGGTAGCGCGGCTCGCCAGCCTCACGCTGGAACCGGAACGTGCCGATCTCGGGCTGGAAGCCATCGTCATCACCAGCTTTCCCTTCCTGATCAGCAAGGTCGACGACACGTTTGCGCGCTACAAGGAGAAGGAACCGCACCAGGTCGGCTATCTGTCGCGCCGTCACGCGCACATCTTCCTCAAGGCGGGCGTGCCGTACGTGGAAGACCTGGGCAGCACGAACGGCACCTTCATCGGCGCGGTGCGGCTCGACGAACATGCGCACGCGCTCGAGGAGGGCGACGTGCTCGCGTTCGGCGGCCACCATTTCGTCTACCGCGTGCGCCTGCAATGGGAGCAGGCCGGGCCCGAGCCGACCGTCACGCGGGTATCGTTGCCGTCGGCGGCCCAGGCCCCGGCAGCGATGGACGCGGACCATACCACGTTCGTCGCGTCCGCCGGCTCGTTCCTCGACATCTTTTGTGCCGACGACCAGCCCGGCGCGCAGGAAGACGAAGTGAACCCCGCAGCCAGCACGGAACCGGCCCCCGACACGCGCGGCAAGGCAGCGCTGATGACGGCCGCGCTGCTGGACGCGCTGGGCGGCGCCGGCGACACCGACCCCGCGCGCCTGCGCCGCTGGCTGGCCGTGGCGGGGGCGCTGGTGGTGGCGCTCATCCTGCTGTTCCAGCTGGCCGGCGCGCCGGAGCGGGCGTTGCAGGGCCTCGTCGACAGCGGCGATTTCGCAACCGCCGCCCGCCTCGCCGACGACCGCCTCGCGGGCGACCCGGACAATGCGGACGTGAAGGCGCTGGGCACGGAAGCCCTGCTGAAGGCGGAACTGCCGCAGTGGATGGCGGACCTGAAGGCGCGCCGCTTCGACCGCACTGTCCAGGCCGAGGCGCGCATGCGGCGCCTGAGCACCCACAATGCGGATGCCAGGGTGCTCGTGGCGGAAATCGCCTGGGTCGGCGACGTGGAACGGTTCGTCCATGCGCGCGGTGGCGCGGCGGCCCCCGTGCGCGACGCGGCCGACGGCGCGCGCCTGGGGCGGATGGTGCGCCAGTGGCAGGACGACCAGCCGGCACACCAGCGCGCGTTCGCGACGATCTCTGCCTACGTCCCGGCATTCCGCGACACGTATGCGCAGGCGGCCAGCGATTTGCGCAAGCTGGCCCTGACGGGAGGCGGCGATGGCAACGAGTAATCAGCCGGGCAGCAAGCCCCTGCGCCCGCTGATCGGCGCGCTGGAAGACCACAGCGACGAGGGCATCGGCATCCTGACCGCGACGCCGGCGCGTTTTACCCATCTGGCCATCTACGTGATGGTGGCGCTGGTGCTGGTCGGGCTGGCATGGTCGTTCTTCGGCCGGGCGGACGTGCTCGTCATGGCGCCGGGCACGCTCGTGCCGGCATCGGAGGTGCGCCGGCTGTATGCGCCCATCGACGGCGAACTGGCCAACATCTATATCGCGGATGGCCAGCCCGTGCTCAAGGGCGACGTGGTGGCGCGGCTGTACGCACGGGGTGCCATCGAGGCCGCGCGCAATGCGCTCGAGGCGCGCCTGAAGCTGGAAGACGCGGAACGCGAATGGAAGGAATTCCCGCAAAAGAAAGCCTTGTTGGACCAGCGGGTGGCCGCGCTCAAGGAAGCGATGGACACGGAGGAACGCCAGCACGAGCGCCGCCAGGCCGAGGGCACGAGCCGCCTCGCCGCCGGGCAGCGCGCGCAGGCGCAGGAAGCGCGCACGAACCTGGAAGACGCGCGCCGCGCACGGGATGCGGCGCGCGACGAGGCG includes:
- a CDS encoding efflux transporter outer membrane subunit: MIYRLACLLAALMLSACADVSMRPYARPSVPAKTAWANSASLPLSKTELIAPDWWHEFRDPYLDQLVSRALAGNFDLAVLAARIGVANAQIGEARAGALPTLDAGAGASFQKVTGQPFTKQFNLATQTNWDIDIWGKVEKGVQAQKAEFSATEADWRAGYLKLVSDVSTTYFQILQFDEQIAQQHQTLARNRDILTTYQAMAQNGLIPHTRVLQQSAEVNRLSTELIELQRLRALAANALATLIGVPAGDFQMPAGRLQERVRVPEVPGGLPSQLLKRRPDVVAAEYRVLEAYDLTGQAKLAQLPSISLTGRGGTSSFALSTLLKSFTFGLLPSINFPILDPGVKARVRTSEAQTKVAEQAYRQTVMAAFEDVENALVNLEAHKKQRTELQQQVDQLRLVASTTDAQRKEGVASQLEVFETERSLLGAQLALLANQQQILSDTVTLYKALGGGWPPVEVADAAQH
- a CDS encoding FHA domain-containing protein; this translates as MQASPVQHVGIVLEPLNHPELGPVAIDDGLFAIGRTEQPFAAYPPEIVADLSRRHARVFVEGGDAYIADLGSKNGTTVNGVALRHGIVRLHDGDEVGLARVLAYRVRLQASAPAAAPVARLASLTLEPERADLGLEAIVITSFPFLISKVDDTFARYKEKEPHQVGYLSRRHAHIFLKAGVPYVEDLGSTNGTFIGAVRLDEHAHALEEGDVLAFGGHHFVYRVRLQWEQAGPEPTVTRVSLPSAAQAPAAMDADHTTFVASAGSFLDIFCADDQPGAQEDEVNPAASTEPAPDTRGKAALMTAALLDALGGAGDTDPARLRRWLAVAGALVVALILLFQLAGAPERALQGLVDSGDFATAARLADDRLAGDPDNADVKALGTEALLKAELPQWMADLKARRFDRTVQAEARMRRLSTHNADARVLVAEIAWVGDVERFVHARGGAAAPVRDAADGARLGRMVRQWQDDQPAHQRAFATISAYVPAFRDTYAQAASDLRKLALTGGGDGNE